One segment of Ancylothrix sp. D3o DNA contains the following:
- the plsY gene encoding glycerol-3-phosphate 1-O-acyltransferase PlsY, whose translation MILWLSLNLGLLLAAYLLGSIPTGYIAGRLLKNIDIREVGSGSTGATNILRTLGKGPAIAVLLVDVLKGAAAILLTRLIYTQEFTSVLVSPPILENWLPWMVVASGLLALLGHSKSIFLNFTGGKSVATSLGVLLALYWPVGLGTLGIFGVVIALSRIVSLSSIIAAMGCSVLMFFAGLPLPYLLFALAGGLYVILRHQSNIQRLLAGTEPRIGEKLPAQKEPEQSPGT comes from the coding sequence ATGATTCTTTGGTTAAGTTTAAATCTTGGACTCTTACTTGCTGCTTATTTGCTGGGTTCAATTCCCACCGGCTACATAGCAGGACGCTTGCTGAAAAACATTGATATTCGAGAAGTGGGTTCTGGTTCCACCGGCGCCACAAATATCCTACGAACCCTTGGCAAAGGGCCGGCTATTGCTGTGCTTTTGGTTGATGTTTTAAAAGGGGCGGCGGCAATTTTATTAACTCGCTTAATTTATACTCAGGAATTTACTTCGGTTTTGGTTTCGCCGCCAATTCTGGAAAATTGGTTGCCTTGGATGGTGGTTGCTTCCGGCTTATTAGCGCTTTTAGGCCATAGTAAATCAATTTTTCTCAACTTCACCGGCGGTAAATCTGTGGCTACCAGTTTAGGCGTTTTGTTGGCGCTTTATTGGCCGGTTGGGTTGGGAACGTTAGGCATTTTTGGGGTAGTTATCGCGCTTTCGCGGATTGTTTCTTTGAGTTCAATTATTGCCGCAATGGGTTGTTCTGTGTTGATGTTTTTTGCGGGTCTACCTTTGCCTTACTTGTTATTTGCTTTGGCCGGTGGGTTGTATGTAATTTTGCGTCACCAAAGCAATATTCAGCGACTCTTAGCGGGTACAGAACCGCGAATTGGGGAAAAGTTGCCGGCGCAAAAAGAACCCGAACAAAGCCCAGGAACTTGA